The Panthera tigris isolate Pti1 chromosome F3, P.tigris_Pti1_mat1.1, whole genome shotgun sequence genome includes a window with the following:
- the SLC30A10 gene encoding zinc transporter 10 isoform X1 codes for MGRYSGKTCRLLFMLVLTVAFFVAELVSGYLGNSIALLSDSFNMLSDLISLCVGLGAGYVARRPRGGLGATYGYARAEVLGALSNAVFLTALCFTISVEAVLRLARPERIDDPELVLIVGALGLAVNVLGLLIFQDCAAWLACWGPRRRRPPPPAEGRTPRAIGAPRGAPGPGQSPRGAASPDRKEERGATVFSNVAGDSLNTQNEPEETMKKEKKSEALNIRGVLLHVMGDALGSVVVVVTAIIFYVRPLKGEDPCNWQCYIDPSLTVIMVAIILSSAFPLIKETAAILLQMVPKGVNMEELMSKLSAVPGISSVHEVHIWELISGKIIATLHIKYRKDRGYQDASMKIREIFHHAGIHNVTIQFEHVDLKETMEQKDLLLLCSSPCISRGCEKQLCCPPGALPLAHVNGCAEHNGCPPLDTYPSDGLRGQVTREVAIEVSLDSCLSDHGQALGNTQEDQHYVNSTHF; via the exons ATGGGCCGCTACTCGGGCAAGACGTGCCGGCTGCTCTTCATGCTGGTGCTCACCGTCGCCTTCTTCGTGGCCGAGCTGGTCTCGGGCTACCTGGGCAACTCCATCGCGCTGCTGTCCGACTCCTTCAACATGCTGTCCGACCTGATCTCGCTGTGCGTGGGGCTGGGCGCCGGCTACGTGGCGCGGCGACCCCGCGGGGGCCTGGGGGCCACCTACGGCTACGCGCGCGCCGAGGTGCTGGGCGCGCTGAGCAACGCCGTCTTCCTCACGGCGCTCTGCTTCACCATCTCCGTGGAGGCCGTGCTGCGCCTGGCGCGGCCCGAGCGCATCGACGATCCCGAGCTGGTGCTCATCGTGGGCGCGCTGGGGCTGGCCGTCAACGTGCTGGGGCTGCTCATCTTCCAGGACTGCGCCGCCTGGCTCGCCTGCTggggcccccgccgccgccgcccgccgccgccggccgAGGGCCGCACCCCGCGCGCGATCGGGGCCCCGCGgggcgcccccggccccggccagTCCCCGCGCGGCGCGGCCTCGCCCGACCGGAAGGAGGAGCGGGGGGCGACAGTGTTCTCCAACGTAGCAG GTGATTCTCTGAACACCCAGAATGAGCCAGAAGAGActatgaaaaaggagaaaaagtcgGAAGCCCTGAATATCAGAG GTGTCCTTTTGCATGTGATGGGCGATGCCCTGGGGTCAGTGGTTGTGGTGGTCACGGCCATCATATTCTACGTGCGTCCCCTGAAAGGCGAGGACCCATGTAACTGGCAGTGCTACATAGACCCCAGCCTGACCGTCATCATGGTCGCCATCATTTTGTCATCTGCCTTCCCACTCATCAAGGAGACTGCTGCCATTCTGCTGCAGATGGTCCCCAAAGGAGTCAACATGGAGGAGCTGA TGAGTAAACTCTCGGCCGTGCCCGGGATTAGCAGTGTACATGAAGTGCACATCTGGGAACTTATAAGCGGAAAGATCATCGCCACCCTGCACATCAAGTATCGGAAGGACAGGGGCTATCAGGACGCCAGTATGAAAATTCGAGAAATCTTCCACCATGCGGGAATCCACAATGTTACCATCCAGTTTGAGCATGTGGACTTGAAGGAGACCATGGAGCAGAAGGATCTGCTGTTGCTCTGTAGTTCACCCTGCATCTCCAGGGGCTGTGAGAAACAGCTGTGCTGCCCGCCCGGGGCCCTGCCTCTGGCCCATGTCAATGGCTGCGCAGAGCACAATGGCTGTCCCCCTCTGGACACGTACCCAAGTGATGGTCTCCGTGGACAAGTAACAAGAGAAGTGGCTATTGAAGTATCTTTGGACAGCTGTCTGAGTGACCATGGACAAGCTCTGGGCAACACTCAGGAGGACCAACATTATGTCAACAGCACACATTTTTAA